The following nucleotide sequence is from Natronorubrum aibiense.
GGTCCACGGGTTCACGAACTCTCAGCCCAGCCGACGCTCCACGAACCGGTTACCATCACCGACAGCACGCTTGGCCAGTGGACGGAAATTCGCCCACACACGCGAGTCAACGTCTCCGACATCGGCGACTACACGTACCTTATGGAGCGCGTACAGCTCGATTACACCACGATTGGCAGATTCGGCAACGTCGCTTCGGACGTTCGTCTCGGTCCGACGAACCACCCGATCGACCGACCGACGGCCCACCACTTCACGTACCGAGCGTCGATGTACGACCTCGGACAGGATGACGACGCGATCTTCGAGTGGCGAGCAGACCAGCCGGTCGAGATCGGACACGATGTCTGGATCGGTCACAGCGCGACGGTCCTTCCGGGAACGACCATCGGTAACGGAGCAGTCGTCGCTGCCGGCGCGGTCGTCGTCGACGACGTCCCTCCGTACACC
It contains:
- a CDS encoding DapH/DapD/GlmU-related protein, with the protein product MTAPKFDQRDNRYKVDAHGGPRVHELSAQPTLHEPVTITDSTLGQWTEIRPHTRVNVSDIGDYTYLMERVQLDYTTIGRFGNVASDVRLGPTNHPIDRPTAHHFTYRASMYDLGQDDDAIFEWRADQPVEIGHDVWIGHSATVLPGTTIGNGAVVAAGAVVVDDVPPYTIVAGVPAKPVRRRFPENVAARLEATEWWQWDHETLAARLEDFRDLETFLSKYAPDDADALETD